A window of Dehalococcoidia bacterium genomic DNA:
GCGAAGGCATCGGGGTACACGAATGCGGGGACGGTCGAGTTCCTGTACGACCCGGCGTCGAAGGAGTTCTACTTCCTTGAGGTGAACACGCGCCTGCAGGTGGAGCACCCGGTGACGGAGTGGCTCACCGGACGCGACCTCGTGCGCGACCAGATCCGCATCGCCGCCGGGGAGCCGCTGGGGTTCACGCAGGACGATGTGCAGCTACGCGGCGCGGCGATCGAGTGCCGGATCGCGGCGGAGGATCCGTATAACAACTACTTGCCTTCATTGGGACGCATCGGCTTCGTCAGCGAGCCGAGCGGGCCCGGCGTACGCGTCGACAGTTCGATTTTCGGCGGCATCGAGATCCCGTACTTCTACGACCCGATGCTCGCCAAGCTGATCTGCTGGGGTACGGACCGTACGCAGGCGATCGCGCGCATGAAACGCGCGCTCCGGGAGTACGTGATCGTCGGCGTGCAGACGAACATACCGTTTCACCTGCAGTTGCTCGACGACGCGCGTTTCGTCGACGGCGCCGTACACACGGGCTTTCTCGACAGCGAGTTCACCATGCAGGAACCGACGTCGGACGCGGGCGACGACCGCGTCGCGCTGCTGGTGGCGGCCGTGATGTCGCATGAACGGCGCAGCCGCAATGGCGCACAGCCGGCGGTCATCCAGGGGCCGGCTGATGGCTGGCGGGACGCCGGACATACACGGCTGGTGGACCAGCGTTCTTCGATGAACCAAACAGGGGCGCGATGGCGGCGAAATATCGGCTGAGGCTCGGCAGCGACGACCACGAGGTCGAAGTCGAGCCGGACGGCGCAGAGGGATACCGCGTCAGGATCGGAGACGAGGTCGCGAAGGTCAGCCTGCGGCGGATCAATGACAGCGCGCGCTATTCGCTGATCGTCGACAACGCGCCGTATGACGTGTTTGCGGAGGAAGGCCCGACGGGCTTTCACATCGTCGTCGGCGGGCGGACGATCAACGTCGGCACGCAGACGGGGCGGCGGGGCGGCGCGGGCGCGGGTGACGCGCTCGATGTTGATGCGAGCGGCGAGTGGGTGCTGAAGTCGCCGATGGCCGGCATCGTGCAGGAGATCCGCGTCGCAGCGGACGACGAAGTGGCGCAGGGGCAGGTGCTGTGCGTCGTCGAGGCGATGAAGATGCAGAACGAGCTGCACGCGAGGCGCGCGGGCACGGTGAAGGCCGTCTACGTGAGCGTCGGGCAGCGCGTGGACCAGGGGACGCCGCTCCTTGTGCTGCTGTAGTTAGGCCCACGACCTCTTCAGATTGATTGCAGGCGTTCCGACCAATCCCCTATAGTGAAGTTCACATCTGTGAAGCGCGTTCAGACAGGAGCGATCCATAGCTAAAGACCTGCGCATCAACGAGAAAATCCGCGTCCGCGAAGTCCTCGT
This region includes:
- a CDS encoding biotin/lipoyl-containing protein, with protein sequence MAAKYRLRLGSDDHEVEVEPDGAEGYRVRIGDEVAKVSLRRINDSARYSLIVDNAPYDVFAEEGPTGFHIVVGGRTINVGTQTGRRGGAGAGDALDVDASGEWVLKSPMAGIVQEIRVAADDEVAQGQVLCVVEAMKMQNELHARRAGTVKAVYVSVGQRVDQGTPLLVLL